Proteins encoded together in one Riemerella anatipestifer window:
- a CDS encoding rhodanese-like domain-containing protein — protein sequence MFSSTSSQDIKEAVEQGAFLVDVKSASEFTSGSVKGAVNIPLDKISSQISKFKGKDKIVVFCLSGGRSGQAKSLLQQNGIENVINGGSWHNVKDAIGG from the coding sequence ATGTTTTCATCTACTAGCTCACAAGATATAAAAGAAGCAGTGGAACAAGGAGCTTTTCTAGTAGATGTAAAGTCTGCTTCGGAGTTTACTAGTGGCAGTGTTAAAGGTGCAGTAAATATCCCTTTGGATAAAATAAGTTCTCAAATTTCTAAATTTAAAGGAAAAGATAAAATCGTGGTTTTCTGTCTAAGTGGTGGGCGTAGCGGACAAGCCAAAAGCCTACTACAACAAAACGGTATAGAAAATGTAATTAACGGAGGTTCTTGGCATAATGTAAAAGATGCCATTGGCGGATAG
- a CDS encoding IS982-like element ISRa1 family transposase, with protein MNNIEQIYERILEVLGLFSENQLISYQRRTPKMSDLEVISLNITAEYLSIDSELQLFRKLPNSLINKIERSVYNKRKRRLSLQTEQIRQRISMEFNEFEDIFIVDSMPMKVCENARSTRSKICKEQSYSSPTYGYCASQKLYFYGYKLHAVCSLNGVIKNFDISPASVHDIHYLKDIGEQMRNCTLIGDRGYLSAKVQIDLFNYANIKLDTPMRSNQKDYIPQFSLYKKKRKRIETFFSQLCDQFMIKRNNAKTFEGFKTRIISKITAATVIQYINKFIFQRKLNHLKISII; from the coding sequence ATGAACAACATAGAGCAAATATATGAAAGAATTTTGGAAGTTTTAGGACTTTTTTCAGAAAATCAACTGATTAGTTATCAGAGAAGAACACCTAAAATGAGCGATTTAGAAGTCATAAGTCTTAATATTACTGCTGAATACTTGAGTATTGATAGCGAATTACAGTTATTTAGAAAATTGCCAAACTCTCTGATAAACAAAATTGAAAGAAGTGTTTACAATAAGCGAAAACGAAGACTATCCCTACAAACAGAGCAAATTAGACAGCGTATTTCGATGGAGTTCAATGAGTTTGAAGATATTTTTATCGTTGATAGCATGCCAATGAAAGTTTGTGAAAACGCTCGTTCTACTCGTTCAAAAATTTGTAAAGAGCAATCCTATTCTTCACCAACATATGGTTATTGTGCTTCACAGAAATTATATTTCTATGGCTATAAACTACACGCAGTATGTTCTTTAAATGGTGTGATTAAGAATTTTGATATAAGCCCTGCATCCGTTCACGACATCCACTATTTAAAAGATATTGGTGAGCAAATGCGAAACTGTACTTTAATTGGAGATAGAGGCTATTTATCAGCAAAAGTTCAAATAGATTTATTTAACTATGCTAATATTAAATTAGATACACCAATGAGAAGTAATCAGAAAGATTATATTCCTCAATTTTCATTGTACAAGAAAAAGCGAAAACGAATTGAGACATTTTTCTCTCAACTTTGCGACCAATTTATGATTAAAAGAAACAATGCTAAAACTTTTGAAGGCTTTAAAACAAGGATAATCAGTAAAATAACCGCCGCAACGGTTATTCAATATATCAATAAATTTATCTTCCAAAGAAAATTAAATCATCTAAAAATCAGTATTATTTAA
- a CDS encoding IS982-like element ISRa1 family transposase: MNNLEQIYERILEVLGLFSENQLISYQRRTPKMSDLEVISLNITAEYLSIDSELQLFRKLPNSLINKIERSVYNKRKRRLSLQTEQIRQRISMEFNEFEDIFIVDSMPMKVCENARSTRSKICKEQSYSSPTYGYCASQKLYFYGYKLHAVCSLNGVIKNFDISPASVHDIHYLKDIGEQMRNCTLIGDRGYLSAKVQIDLFNYANIKLDTPMRSNQKDYIPQFSLYKKKRKRIETFFSQLCDQFMIKRNYAKTFEGFKTRIISKITAATVIQYINKFIFQRKLNHLKISII; the protein is encoded by the coding sequence ATGAACAACTTAGAGCAAATATATGAAAGAATTTTGGAAGTTTTAGGACTTTTTTCAGAAAATCAACTGATTAGTTATCAGAGAAGAACACCTAAAATGAGCGATTTAGAAGTCATAAGTCTTAATATTACTGCTGAATACTTGAGTATTGATAGCGAATTACAGTTATTTAGAAAATTGCCAAACTCTCTGATAAACAAAATTGAAAGAAGTGTTTACAATAAGCGAAAACGAAGACTATCCCTACAAACAGAGCAAATTAGACAGCGTATTTCGATGGAGTTCAATGAGTTTGAAGATATTTTTATCGTTGATAGCATGCCAATGAAAGTTTGTGAAAACGCTCGTTCTACTCGTTCAAAAATTTGTAAAGAGCAATCCTATTCTTCACCAACATATGGTTATTGTGCTTCACAGAAATTATATTTCTATGGCTATAAACTACACGCAGTATGTTCTTTAAATGGTGTGATTAAGAATTTTGATATAAGCCCTGCATCCGTTCACGACATCCACTATTTAAAAGATATTGGTGAGCAAATGCGAAACTGTACTTTAATTGGAGATAGAGGCTATTTATCAGCAAAAGTTCAAATAGATTTATTTAACTATGCTAATATTAAATTAGATACACCAATGAGAAGTAATCAGAAAGATTATATTCCTCAATTTTCATTGTACAAGAAAAAGCGAAAACGAATTGAGACATTTTTCTCTCAACTTTGCGACCAATTTATGATTAAAAGAAACTATGCTAAAACTTTTGAAGGCTTTAAAACAAGGATAATCAGTAAAATAACCGCCGCAACGGTTATTCAATATATCAATAAATTTATCTTCCAAAGAAAATTAAATCATCTAAAAATCAGTATTATTTAA